ctttattttattactattttttttactaatatttttttttttatatatctattaaaaaaaaaaaaaaaaagttaacaCCATGgatgaatcaatttttaCCAGCATTACCAAATAATCCAGGATTAAGATTATATGAATATAATATTACATCATTTGCATTATTagattattatcaattttggACAAATTTAACagataatattattagtgGAAATATTGATTGGCAACTTGAATATCGTGCAACTGAATTCtttaatacttttaatttatcaccaGTTTCAATGTATGAAGCTTATTTACTAATTCAATCAGTTACAAGTCAAttgttaaaatttcatttctaTAATTCTGTATCTTATCCAACTAAAGGTTGTGatgaaatttgtaaaaaaattcaattatgtTCAATTAGACACCCTTTCACTAAAGGTTTTAAGGAATGTTTAgttgaaatttaaatcaattaataatttcttttttttttttaaaaaaaaaaaaaacaacgggtgtaataaaaaaaaaaaaaaaataagaaaaagaataaaaataatacaaaataaaaaaaatgaataattttatttgtttaattctTACAAACAAACTCCTAATTAAATTccagcttttttttttttatatccaacttttttatttttaactttttcattttcaactttttttttttcaactttttttttttttttttcaacttttttttttttcaactttttttttttaaaaaaaaaaaatttattattttaaaacattaaattaaaaaaataatgaaattattatattgtttattattagtcATTTTGGCTTTAGTTGGTTTATCATCAGGTGCTAAGCCAAGTgataaattacaaattggTGTAAAATATCGTCCAGATGAATGCACTGTTAAAACTAAAAGTGGtgataaattaaagattCATTATACTGGTACTTTATTAAATGGAGACAAGTAGGTTATCATAGTTTTACATCATTATACatagatatatatataatacaaaaaaaaaaaaaaaagaatatactaaaatttttaataacaatatttagATTTGATTCATCAGTTGACCGTGGAACACCATTCGAATTCAAAATAGGTGTTGGTCAAGTAATTAAAGGTTGGGATCAAGGTGTTTTAGGTATGTGTGTAGGTGAAAAgagaaaattaataatcccagtaagtatttttttttttttttttttttttatttattattttattttgaaataatttcaattttactaattcattaataatagCCAAGCCTTGGTTATGGTCAACAAGGAGCAGGTGATAAAATTCCAGGAAACtctcatttaatttttgatgttgaattaattggaattaattaaaagaaacacagtaatgatttttaataataaattgaaaaaaataaaaaagaacccaaattgtaaaaaaaaaaaaaaaaaaaaaaaaaaaaaaattaaaataacaatttatctattcaattttttccttttttttttcctcatAAGATTtacccaatttttttttttttttttttaattaaattgttcaaatattttattttgtaattcttggtgattaaattatttgatttataataatcttttCATTTGACCACTTGGCACCACTTCTACAATTCttaatttctaaattcttttaaaattttaatttttttttttttttttggactTTACAacgaataaaaaaaaagccaaagaaaaataaaatgaaaaagtctttttttagaatttattaacttttttttttttagtttcaaagtgataaaaaaatgaataataataataaaaataatattaataatattattaaaaatatataatacttatattaatagtaaattgtaaaattatataataattttaataattattttatttttacaaacaCTTGTTGGTTTGGatgcattttttttttttttttttttttttttttttaaaacgtCATCCCactctttttattataaaaaataaaaaaaaaaaaaaaaatgaggcCAACcaagatattaattttttttttttttttttttttttttttttttttttttttaattttttaattttttaattttttaattttttaattttaaatttatcccacttttttttttcattccaCAAGATTctctttataatattttagtaATACTTTCtctcatcaaaaaaaaaaaaaaaaaaaaaaaaaaaaaaaaaaaaaaaaaaaatagagaaAGAGTTGctaaatttgtaattataggaaaaacaaaagaatttttttttttatatttgggaaatttatttttaattaatttattttatttatttatttatttatttatttatttaaatcacccacacacacacacacacacacacacacacacacacacacacacacacacacacacacacacacagtTTATCAAgtttagataaaaaaaaaaaaataataaataaaatgacagATGTACCATCAAAACCACCACAAACAACTCCaccaccaaaaccaaaaagTAGAGCACCAACTACTATTttttcatcaccaccacaatTACCAGATagatcatcattaaatatttcacATACAgcatcaacaccaacactaacaccaacaccactacaacaacaacaaattcatacAGATGGAAATtcacaacaaccaaaatcttcaccaccaccattaccagAAAGACAATCCttttcaaattcaccaaataGACAAACACAATCATTTATTCAAAAACCAGCTTTACCACCAAGAGATAGTCAATATAATACAATTAGTGGATCCACTGTTTTTAaaagcaataataatattaataataataataatgatagtcatattattacaaatggAAATGCAAGTACTAGTTTTATTCAAGGAAATAGAGTAACTAGAGTTTTAAATACTAACAAATCCGAACCTATATTACAGcaaccacaacaatcacattcaccacaacaacaacaacaacaacatacACCAAACCATCAACAACCATTATcgccacaacaacaaaaagattTAGCTCAAAAAAGATCAACAATGCCATTACCACCAAGacctaataaaaatagaccTTTACCAACACCAATAAGTCCTGAAAGTCATCCATTAACaataaatgaagaaaatagtATAACAGAGGACaaagaacaacaaccacaacaatcagcaccaccacaaccacaactacaacaatcacaacaaaatACAGATAATTCAAGAAAACCAATTGTTGCTCCACCAACCCCAACAATACagtaaatattcaattttattttcctttgtactttttttttttatttgtttacaTAATTTCAATCCCACCAAACACTCTATCTTtcccccttttttttttttatacactttttaaaagatatttttaaaagttacaAACCACAAAccactctttttttttttttcatacacaatttttaaaaattttattactaacttttcttttttttttttttttttttattattttttttcttttttttttttattcaaatctTTACaccataaaataatatattatttatttatttatttatttttatttttattttttttttataataataatatatgacaaatatttaaacattttataaaaacaaaataataatatcaaaccaattgaaaaaaaaaaaaaaaaatttttttaattaaaataactaCAATGAATATATTTagacaaattaataaagaagcGATCGCAGGAACAGCAGTTAATACGTTAACATATACTAATTTAAGTAATAATCTTAATACAggtcaattt
This region of Dictyostelium discoideum AX4 chromosome 3 chromosome, whole genome shotgun sequence genomic DNA includes:
- a CDS encoding FKBP-type peptidylprolyl cis-trans isomerase (Similar to PPIase) produces the protein MKLLYCLLLVILALVGLSSGAKPSDKLQIGVKYRPDECTVKTKSGDKLKIHYTGTLLNGDKFDSSVDRGTPFEFKIGVGQVIKGWDQGVLGMCVGEKRKLIIPPSLGYGQQGAGDKIPGNSHLIFDVELIGIN